A region of bacterium DNA encodes the following proteins:
- a CDS encoding type I restriction endonuclease subunit R — MKLIEQTLTEQPAIEWFKSLGYDYAFGPKDLVLERRDYRQVILERRLKEALVNLNPGIPQAAIEETIEEIQRIEHPDLIIANKNFYRLLIQGVPLKIDEEKWDYVKLIDFEQPERNDFLIVNQFSVQGTEKVRRPDLIVFVNGLPLALFEFKNPATENATIDDAYDQVMKGYKKDIPDIFKYNQVIVISDLLEAKHGTISSTREWFSVWKKIENENEKTKGVNQLEVLIKGIFHKARFLDIVQNFIIFEKEGSTFVKKMPLYHQYFGVNKAIEATKTKVKPKGDGRIGVFWHTQGSGKSISMIFYVNKVRQLKELKNPAFVFLTDRNDLDNQLFKKFKRCGLFPKQAKSIRDLRERLKRASGDIIFTTIQKFETEREEEKYPLLSKKHNLIVIADEAHRSQYAKLAGNARQAMPNASFLGFTGTPISLRDRDTRLVFGDYISVYPIDRAVEDKAVVPIYYEGRLVPLHLTNEFIDEDFDHLTANLDTEAKEELKKRYSRLEKLISDPDRLEKIARDIVWHFNHRAVEGKAMVVTISRKVAVKMYKLISKNPEAPECAVAVSGLTDFKGKVQDDLDVEQLKERFVDPDDPLKMVIVCDMWLTGFDVPCLATMYMDKPLKNHTLMQAIARVNRVFKDKQGGLIVDYIGIADDLRKALNIYSEKEVKEALIPLEELIERMHEKYDIVRSYFAGMRYKSWHKLPGRKLARLFQRAINKVITDEETGRIDEEKQKRFIKEATALFKLWAFIRPHPEADKIQKEVEFFQAIKKNIVKRVIVRPLTVEQKIETTVKELIAESIAADKPIDILEMQGKKKPEVSIFDEEFLKRLKQMAYPNLAIQVLRKLLSDEINSRLRKNIVRYDSLRERLEEVIEKYEKKFIDSAETIDKLIDLAKEIKAEERKGQKLGLSEEELAFYDALTKGKKYIKEDKELRRLAKEVVQAIKEDLAVDWTNNDVLLARIRGKIKRILYRSGIPPQEAEPIAQVTLKQAQFLFEDAGSSD, encoded by the coding sequence ATGAAACTAATCGAACAAACCCTAACAGAACAACCAGCAATTGAGTGGTTTAAAAGCCTTGGGTATGATTATGCCTTTGGTCCAAAAGATTTGGTATTGGAACGAAGAGATTATCGCCAGGTAATTTTAGAAAGAAGGCTCAAAGAGGCTTTGGTAAATTTGAATCCGGGAATTCCTCAAGCAGCAATAGAAGAAACGATTGAGGAAATTCAACGAATCGAACATCCGGACCTTATAATTGCTAACAAGAACTTTTACCGACTGCTTATTCAGGGTGTACCGCTCAAGATTGACGAAGAAAAATGGGATTATGTTAAGCTAATTGATTTTGAGCAGCCGGAGCGAAATGACTTTTTAATCGTTAACCAATTTTCCGTTCAAGGCACAGAAAAAGTAAGGCGGCCCGATCTCATAGTCTTTGTAAATGGTTTGCCTTTGGCTCTTTTTGAATTCAAAAACCCGGCTACAGAAAATGCCACAATCGATGATGCTTACGATCAAGTGATGAAAGGTTACAAAAAAGATATCCCCGATATCTTTAAATACAATCAAGTCATTGTTATTTCTGATCTTTTAGAAGCTAAGCACGGTACAATTAGTTCTACCCGCGAATGGTTCTCGGTTTGGAAAAAAATTGAGAATGAAAACGAAAAAACAAAAGGAGTGAACCAACTTGAGGTTTTGATTAAAGGCATTTTCCACAAGGCTCGTTTTTTAGATATCGTTCAAAATTTCATCATTTTTGAGAAAGAAGGGAGCACTTTTGTCAAAAAGATGCCCCTTTATCACCAATACTTTGGGGTGAACAAAGCGATTGAAGCCACAAAGACAAAAGTTAAGCCTAAAGGAGATGGTCGCATTGGAGTTTTTTGGCACACGCAAGGCTCGGGAAAATCTATTTCAATGATTTTTTATGTGAACAAAGTACGACAACTTAAAGAACTTAAAAATCCAGCTTTTGTATTTTTGACTGACAGAAACGATCTTGACAACCAACTTTTTAAGAAGTTTAAAAGGTGTGGCCTCTTTCCTAAACAGGCAAAGTCAATCAGAGATTTACGAGAGAGACTTAAAAGAGCAAGTGGAGACATAATCTTTACCACAATTCAAAAATTTGAGACCGAGCGTGAAGAAGAAAAATACCCTCTTCTCTCTAAGAAGCATAATCTAATTGTTATTGCTGACGAAGCTCATCGATCGCAATACGCAAAACTTGCAGGCAATGCTCGTCAGGCAATGCCCAATGCTTCTTTTCTCGGTTTTACTGGGACTCCAATCAGCCTTCGGGATAGAGATACGAGGTTGGTTTTTGGAGATTATATTAGTGTTTATCCTATCGATAGAGCGGTGGAAGATAAAGCAGTCGTTCCTATCTATTACGAAGGAAGACTTGTGCCTTTGCATTTAACAAACGAGTTTATAGATGAAGATTTTGACCATCTTACGGCGAATTTAGATACAGAGGCAAAAGAAGAACTTAAGAAGAGGTATTCCAGATTAGAAAAGCTGATCAGTGACCCTGACCGGCTAGAGAAAATCGCCCGAGATATCGTCTGGCATTTCAACCATCGGGCAGTTGAAGGAAAAGCGATGGTGGTGACCATTAGTCGAAAAGTAGCGGTCAAGATGTATAAACTAATTTCTAAAAACCCTGAGGCTCCAGAGTGTGCAGTGGCTGTTTCCGGGTTGACTGATTTTAAAGGAAAGGTTCAGGATGATTTGGATGTGGAACAGCTAAAAGAGAGATTTGTGGATCCAGATGATCCGCTCAAAATGGTGATTGTTTGCGATATGTGGTTGACGGGGTTTGATGTGCCTTGCTTGGCCACAATGTATATGGACAAGCCTTTGAAAAACCATACTTTGATGCAGGCGATTGCGAGAGTGAACAGGGTTTTTAAGGATAAGCAGGGAGGTTTAATCGTTGATTATATTGGGATTGCGGATGATTTGAGGAAAGCATTGAACATCTATAGTGAAAAAGAGGTCAAAGAAGCCTTGATCCCTCTAGAGGAGTTAATTGAGAGAATGCACGAGAAATACGATATCGTTCGTTCTTATTTTGCTGGGATGAGATACAAAAGCTGGCACAAGCTACCAGGAAGGAAATTGGCTCGACTCTTTCAGCGGGCGATTAACAAAGTTATTACTGATGAAGAAACAGGGAGAATTGATGAAGAAAAACAAAAACGTTTTATAAAAGAGGCAACAGCATTGTTTAAATTGTGGGCTTTTATTCGGCCCCATCCCGAAGCAGATAAAATTCAAAAAGAAGTAGAGTTCTTTCAGGCGATTAAGAAAAATATTGTTAAAAGAGTAATTGTTCGGCCACTAACGGTGGAGCAGAAAATAGAAACTACAGTTAAAGAGCTGATTGCCGAGAGCATTGCAGCTGACAAACCAATAGATATCTTAGAGATGCAAGGCAAGAAAAAGCCGGAGGTTTCGATCTTTGATGAAGAATTTTTGAAAAGACTAAAGCAGATGGCCTACCCCAATTTGGCGATTCAAGTATTAAGAAAATTGCTAAGTGATGAAATTAATTCGCGATTAAGGAAAAATATAGTGCGGTATGACTCTCTTAGAGAAAGATTGGAAGAGGTAATTGAGAAATATGAGAAGAAATTTATAGATTCTGCCGAAACTATTGATAAGTTGATTGACTTGGCAAAGGAGATAAAAGCAGAAGAGAGAAAGGGGCAAAAATTAGGCTTGAGTGAGGAAGAGTTAGCTTTTTATGACGCATTGACAAAAGGGAAAAAGTATATAAAAGAGGATAAAGAATTGAGACGGTTAGCAAAGGAAGTGGTACAGGCAATTAAAGAAGATCTGGCGGTAGATTGGACGAATAATGACGTGTTGCTTGCTAGGATTAGAGGCAAAATTAAAAGGATTCTTTATCGATCGGGAATTCCGCCACAGGAGGCTGAGCCCATTGCTCAGGTTACTTTAAAACAAGCTCAATTTTTGTTTGAAGATGCTGGTTCTTCAGATTAA
- a CDS encoding restriction endonuclease subunit S: protein MEDEKMFSKSKKWKSVKIKEIGKVITGKTPSTTDPRNFGGRYPFITIPDLKNQRYIEKTERTLSEKGAQSMRNLKLPPKAVVVSCLATVGEVGITCRESFTNQQINSVICDIDKILPEFLYYCFKYVKPRLLKYSGSVYTNISKSKFENFEITIPQDLNEQKRIADILSAFDEKIELNNKINQTLEEMAQAIFEEWFVKFRFPGWEKVKFVDSELGKIPEGWRVERLGEIVERRRERIKTFEEWKREKLLDLGRFPRRSLSVSTFGKGAEIKTSAFRFYKGDILFGAVRPYFHKVVIAPFDGVTNQSVFVIYPRKRELYSFSISLLFSASTIEFASKCASGTKMPVVKWDDLCRMPFVLPPKKLLNHFEKMCFPLYKQLIRNVKENQLLSSLRDLLLPKLMSGEIRV, encoded by the coding sequence ATGGAGGACGAAAAGATGTTTTCCAAGAGTAAAAAATGGAAAAGCGTGAAAATTAAAGAAATCGGGAAGGTTATAACAGGCAAAACTCCTTCTACTACTGATCCAAGAAATTTCGGCGGTCGTTACCCATTTATTACCATTCCCGATCTAAAAAATCAGCGCTACATAGAGAAAACAGAGCGAACTCTTTCAGAAAAAGGGGCACAATCGATGAGAAATTTAAAGTTGCCACCCAAAGCTGTTGTGGTTTCGTGTTTGGCTACTGTAGGAGAAGTCGGAATAACATGCAGGGAAAGCTTTACTAATCAACAAATCAATTCTGTAATTTGCGATATAGATAAAATTCTACCCGAATTCCTTTATTACTGTTTTAAATACGTGAAACCTCGATTGTTAAAATATAGTGGGTCGGTATACACGAATATTTCTAAATCCAAATTTGAGAACTTTGAAATAACAATCCCCCAAGACCTCAACGAACAAAAGCGCATTGCGGATATTCTTTCTGCTTTTGATGAGAAGATTGAGCTCAACAACAAGATTAACCAGACACTGGAGGAAATGGCGCAGGCGATTTTTGAAGAGTGGTTTGTGAAATTTAGATTCCCGGGTTGGGAAAAAGTGAAATTTGTTGACAGCGAATTAGGCAAAATTCCGGAAGGATGGAGAGTAGAGAGGTTGGGAGAGATCGTAGAGCGACGGAGGGAGAGAATTAAAACCTTTGAGGAGTGGAAGAGAGAAAAGTTACTTGATCTAGGGAGGTTTCCTCGGCGAAGTCTGAGTGTTTCCACTTTTGGTAAGGGTGCAGAGATTAAGACATCGGCATTTAGATTTTACAAAGGGGATATTCTTTTCGGAGCCGTAAGGCCTTATTTTCACAAGGTAGTTATAGCACCTTTCGATGGTGTCACAAATCAATCAGTTTTTGTGATTTATCCTAGAAAGCGAGAGTTATATTCATTTTCAATTTCTCTCTTATTCTCTGCTTCTACAATAGAATTCGCTTCCAAATGCGCATCGGGGACCAAGATGCCTGTGGTAAAATGGGATGATCTTTGCAGAATGCCTTTTGTTCTCCCTCCAAAGAAGCTGCTTAATCATTTCGAAAAAATGTGCTTCCCCCTTTATAAACAACTTATCCGGAATGTAAAAGAAAACCAACTTTTATCGTCTCTTCGCGATTTACTTTTGCCTAAATTAATGAGTGGGGAAATAAGGGTATAG
- a CDS encoding type I restriction-modification system subunit M: protein MKDIDFENQLWQAADKLRGSMDASEYKHIVLGLIFLKYISEAFDKRKRFLEKATQDKNSPYYAPTPQAREAITEDKDSYLSQGIFYIPPEARWSYLQENATSSDIARKLDKAMELIEQENPQLKGVLPKIFVEYTRVRDLEPRILGELINLFSKIQEQKEKDKDLLGRIYEYFIGQFASAEGKRGGEFYTPRCLVKLLIEILEPYENCRVFDPACGSGGMFIQSRKFIEMHKKDPSKINFYGQEKNSTTWRLCQMNLAIRGIIAHVEQGDSYHNDKFPDLRADIVISNPPFNFSDWGADRIQKDPRIKYGLPPNSNANFMWIQHFVYHLAPGGVAGFVMANGALAVGGKEGEIRKRIIRDDLVDVIIACPPKLFYNVSLPVSLWFLTKDKRNKRFRDRRGETLFIDAREMYEPISRKQYVITDKQIQKIADTVRAWRGEKGAGKYKDEPGFCKAVTIEEIRKAGYVLTPGRYVGIKPEEDDGIPFEKKMKKLTKQLEKYFKESRKLERKIKHNLKRLGRQNA from the coding sequence ATGAAAGACATCGATTTTGAAAACCAACTTTGGCAAGCAGCTGACAAGCTGCGAGGCAGCATGGATGCCTCTGAATACAAACATATTGTTTTGGGATTGATCTTTTTAAAATACATTTCTGAGGCTTTTGATAAGCGAAAGAGATTTCTCGAAAAAGCCACCCAAGACAAAAACAGCCCCTATTACGCCCCTACGCCTCAAGCTCGAGAAGCTATTACTGAAGACAAAGATTCTTACCTTAGCCAGGGCATTTTTTATATTCCCCCAGAAGCCCGATGGTCCTATCTTCAAGAAAACGCTACCTCCTCTGATATTGCTCGTAAGCTAGACAAGGCAATGGAATTAATAGAACAAGAAAACCCTCAACTAAAAGGTGTTCTGCCTAAAATTTTTGTGGAGTACACGCGAGTCAGAGATTTAGAACCCAGAATTCTAGGCGAGCTGATCAATCTCTTTAGCAAGATTCAAGAACAAAAAGAAAAAGACAAAGATCTCTTGGGAAGAATCTATGAGTATTTCATTGGTCAGTTTGCTTCTGCAGAGGGCAAAAGAGGTGGCGAATTCTACACGCCTCGATGTTTAGTAAAGTTACTGATAGAGATTTTGGAGCCCTATGAAAACTGTCGGGTTTTTGACCCAGCCTGCGGAAGCGGAGGTATGTTTATCCAAAGCAGAAAATTTATTGAAATGCACAAAAAAGATCCCAGCAAAATAAACTTTTATGGCCAAGAAAAAAACTCAACCACCTGGCGGCTTTGCCAAATGAATTTGGCAATTAGAGGGATCATCGCCCACGTTGAACAAGGCGATTCTTACCACAATGACAAATTCCCTGATCTCCGAGCAGATATTGTAATTTCCAATCCCCCCTTTAACTTTTCAGATTGGGGCGCAGATAGAATTCAGAAAGATCCAAGGATCAAATATGGTCTTCCTCCTAACAGCAACGCAAACTTTATGTGGATCCAGCACTTTGTTTACCACTTGGCTCCCGGCGGAGTAGCTGGTTTTGTGATGGCAAATGGCGCCCTGGCTGTGGGAGGCAAAGAAGGCGAAATTAGAAAAAGAATTATTAGAGATGATTTGGTAGACGTAATTATTGCCTGTCCGCCCAAACTTTTCTACAACGTTTCATTGCCGGTCTCTCTTTGGTTTTTGACCAAAGACAAAAGAAATAAAAGATTTAGAGACCGTCGTGGTGAAACTTTGTTTATTGATGCGCGCGAAATGTATGAGCCAATTTCCAGAAAACAATATGTGATCACTGACAAGCAGATTCAGAAAATCGCTGATACTGTTAGAGCTTGGCGGGGAGAAAAGGGAGCCGGAAAATACAAGGATGAGCCAGGATTTTGTAAGGCAGTCACTATCGAAGAAATTAGAAAAGCAGGTTATGTTTTGACGCCGGGAAGATATGTGGGTATTAAGCCCGAAGAAGACGACGGCATACCGTTTGAGAAGAAGATGAAAAAATTGACGAAGCAATTAGAAAAATATTTCAAGGAGTCGAGGAAGCTAGAAAGAAAAATTAAGCATAACTTAAAGCGTTTAGGGAGACAAAATGCGTAA
- a CDS encoding ABC transporter permease subunit, translating to MLALFWRTIKDRKYTILAYCLAGILLLWMYVALFPSIKEQAQQLQELMKTYPESLLKAFDIESPELSFTKLENFLSVEQFSFVWPIMLFALTISWAGSSIAGEIEKKTIEILLSQPISRLKIFLAKYLSGISALIVFTAISIFSAIPLASLYNIEFQTSHYLSLAIVGFLLGWATFSLAMFFSALFSEKGKVYFVSVAIIVAMYVVNIVSSLKNEWNKTKYFSFFHYYDPSQALINNQIENLAVWVFLGVAILFTLLAIIVFSKRDIAS from the coding sequence ATGCTTGCTTTATTCTGGCGCACAATTAAAGATAGAAAATACACTATTTTGGCTTACTGTTTAGCCGGAATTCTCCTTCTATGGATGTATGTCGCTCTCTTTCCCTCGATCAAGGAACAGGCGCAACAGTTGCAAGAACTAATGAAGACTTATCCGGAATCCTTACTTAAGGCTTTTGATATTGAATCTCCTGAGCTTTCTTTTACCAAGCTGGAAAACTTTCTGTCTGTAGAGCAGTTTAGCTTTGTTTGGCCGATAATGCTCTTTGCTTTAACTATTTCTTGGGCAGGCTCCTCAATTGCCGGAGAAATAGAAAAAAAGACTATTGAGATTTTGTTATCCCAGCCCATATCCCGCCTCAAAATCTTTTTGGCTAAATACTTATCAGGCATTTCAGCCCTGATAGTTTTTACCGCTATTTCTATTTTTTCAGCTATCCCTTTGGCCTCTCTTTATAATATAGAGTTCCAAACTTCCCATTATTTAAGTTTGGCTATTGTTGGCTTTTTATTAGGTTGGGCAACCTTTAGTTTAGCTATGTTTTTTTCTGCTTTATTTTCTGAAAAAGGAAAGGTCTATTTTGTCTCTGTAGCTATTATTGTAGCAATGTATGTAGTCAACATTGTCTCTTCCCTAAAAAACGAATGGAACAAGACAAAATACTTCTCTTTTTTCCATTATTACGATCCCAGCCAAGCTCTAATTAATAATCAGATTGAAAACTTGGCTGTTTGGGTTTTTCTGGGAGTAGCAATACTTTTTACCCTCTTGGCCATTATAGTTTTTTCTAAACGGGATATAGCCAGCTGA
- a CDS encoding ABC transporter ATP-binding protein, with protein MAVIKTKNLKKYFGKIKAIDGISFVVKKGEIFGFLGPNGAGKTTTIRCMMNFVSPTAGSIKILNYDAQEESVQLKKYVGYLSSEAELYDNWNGYEHINLLEKIKGKAPLRDKLIKKLDFNPLPKVKTLSTGNKQKLNLILALMHQPKVIILDEPTAGLDPLLQNTIYGILRELQQNGSTIFMSSHNLHEVENVCTRVGIIKKGKLIATETIADLKKRKIYQAKINFDSTFKKEDFQLKNTKIIHQNSESLILQIKEDINPLLKKLARYRLKNIEIAQASLEEIFLEFYKNKK; from the coding sequence ATGGCGGTCATAAAAACTAAAAATCTCAAAAAATACTTTGGCAAAATCAAAGCAATAGACGGCATCTCTTTTGTTGTTAAAAAAGGAGAGATCTTCGGCTTTCTGGGCCCAAATGGAGCAGGCAAAACTACCACTATCAGGTGTATGATGAATTTTGTTTCTCCCACTGCAGGCTCTATTAAAATTTTAAATTACGACGCCCAAGAAGAATCTGTCCAACTTAAAAAATATGTCGGTTATCTATCAAGTGAAGCCGAGCTTTATGACAATTGGAACGGCTATGAACACATCAATCTTTTGGAAAAAATTAAAGGCAAAGCGCCTCTGCGCGATAAGCTGATAAAAAAATTGGATTTTAATCCTTTACCTAAAGTCAAAACTCTTTCTACTGGCAACAAACAAAAATTAAACCTCATTCTCGCTTTAATGCACCAGCCAAAAGTAATCATTTTAGATGAGCCGACAGCCGGTCTTGACCCTCTTTTGCAAAATACAATCTACGGAATTTTAAGAGAACTCCAACAAAATGGAAGCACAATTTTTATGTCTTCCCACAACCTTCATGAAGTAGAAAATGTCTGCACGCGGGTAGGAATTATTAAAAAAGGGAAACTTATTGCTACAGAAACTATTGCTGATTTGAAGAAAAGGAAAATCTATCAGGCAAAAATTAATTTTGATTCAACCTTTAAGAAAGAGGACTTTCAGCTGAAAAACACAAAAATTATTCACCAAAATTCAGAGAGTTTGATTTTGCAAATCAAAGAAGACATCAACCCTTTGCTTAAAAAACTCGCCCGTTATCGGTTGAAAAATATAGAGATTGCTCAAGCTTCACTGGAAGAGATATTTTTAGAATTTTACAAAAATAAAAAATAA